One window of Leifsonia sp. AK011 genomic DNA carries:
- a CDS encoding RHS repeat-associated core domain-containing protein — MQGGDDPTWVLGDRLGSAIATTDADGRVDGLADYSDYGVPTYASTGFAAVTGFTGELSGTTTGYSSYFARTFDTFTSTWLTPDTWRGTLTDPASQARYGYTEGNPATFVDAFGFLTADRMERDIIAARKASAKSTGCHGWECNAIITGTTGGGSRSGGGSASGSS; from the coding sequence TTGCAGGGCGGGGATGACCCGACCTGGGTCCTCGGGGATCGTCTCGGGTCCGCAATCGCGACCACCGATGCTGACGGTCGTGTGGATGGGTTGGCGGACTACTCCGACTACGGGGTCCCCACCTACGCCTCCACCGGCTTCGCTGCCGTGACCGGGTTCACCGGTGAACTGTCGGGCACCACGACGGGGTACTCGTCGTACTTTGCCCGCACGTTCGACACGTTCACGAGCACCTGGTTGACCCCGGACACCTGGCGGGGCACCCTCACCGACCCGGCCTCGCAGGCCCGCTACGGGTACACGGAGGGCAACCCTGCCACGTTCGTGGATGCGTTCGGGTTCCTCACCGCCGACCGTATGGAACGAGACATCATCGCAGCCCGGAAGGCCAGCGCGAAGAGCACGGGATGTCACGGCTGGGAGTGCAACGCGATCATCACTGGCACCACCGGAGGTGGTTCACGTTCGGGTGGTGGTTCGGCGTCGGGTAGTTCGTAG